tcagaAACGCCGAAATGAATGCAAAGTTTGGATATAAGGCTACGTCCGTTTCCGTATCTAACATTAAGGACAAACGAGCCTTTAGCTTAATCAAAGTACTTTgactgagactgacttgtgattggtcaggaCCTTGATCCTGTAGCTGTACACAACGATCACTATTTAAAGATTCCACCTTCAAATGACGACACAAGCACTAGATCGTGACGTCCAAATCCAAGATGTATCAGTTAAAATTCTGTACAGCAAGAGGAAGTAgaaatatcatatcatatcgGTCCATGAGTTAAGTGTCATCTCTGTTGTTTCCAGCTCTATTTTCTTTGCACTGTgatctttgtttgtgttacacTGAACTTCAGGTGTTACACAAacaatagcagcagcagcagaaacgtGAACTCCTGCAGAGCATGTTGTTTTAACTACAATCACTTGCAGCTGCAGTGAACCCTTTAAGTCGGTTAACAATGAGATTAGTTATGTAACACTGAGGGAATACATTTCCCAGCAAGCCCTGAGTGACCTTCAGGATTTGCCAGAGGGTGGTGGAGGTTCTCATGTTCGAGGTGAAAGACTCTTGTGTCCTGTGTTGCaggatactttttttttttttacctgtttctAAAATTACGGCTTTGTTTCCTGGGAGTGATGTAACAGTTTAAAATAGAAACACCATGAAACacgtgatttttttatttttgtatcacttCCCAGAGATTTATCTTTAGAAACTCAGAGGACAAATTCTCTGACTCAGATTCCAACATGAGAGGTTTATGCTTTTTCCAGGTCTTGTTACAACTttgacaatattttattttatggaaaTAGTGAAAGTGATTTATGACTCCATCTCTTTCATCTTCCCTCAGTGTCTTACCTGTCTTACCCTTTTCTCCTTCAAGGGTTTGGGAAACTTGGGTCTCCAGAACTTCCACCAGAGGACGCTgtccgccgcctcctcctctacGGCCAAGATCACCTGCTTCGCTGCCGCGATCATCGTCCCCACGTTAGGGATCCCGCCCATTATCCTCGGAGCAGTTGCTGCATCAACAAGTAGGAAATAAACCAAGACGTGTTAACATATTGATTCAATAATTAATGGAAAATAATCAATCATGTTCCCATCATCGTCCTCAGACTGGAACATGACGTCTTATGGATCACCGTCTCCGTTTGAGCGCGGGGAGACGGGGCTCATCCTGCCCCTCGTCCTGCAGCACCTCACCCCCACCTACATCTCCATCATCGGCATCGGGGCGGTGGCCGCCGCCGTGATGTCCTCCACCGACTCGGCTCTGCTGTCTGCAGCTTCCATCTTCACCTCCAACATTTATAGAAACATCCTGAGGACACAGGTGAGGCTTCAAGCATCGCTGCTATAAAAtatctgtgtggggggggcgcTGTCGCTCTATAGAAGTTACACAGCGTCACGTTAGAGCAGCAACATCCCATCAACACCTGGACCTGTAACGGATAAATCATTGAGAATTGAGTCAGAGAAAAGCAAGAAAAGTTAATTAACAGGATGTGCTCTAAATAGAGAAGCTGTGAGGTTTTAATCAAGACTCCACAGAGTCATGTTCATTCTTCAGAAGTCTCACATATTTCAAAAGTgtggcaattaaaaaaaaaagcatggaTGTGACACGAGAGAAAAGTGATGGAGGGATTTCTTAGGAAAAGTCAGGAAGAGAAGAGCAGCTGTTAAAGCTGTTTAGTTGTCAAGGTCTTAATCTTTTCGTTTTTTAATCAGCAAACTTATTAATGTTCCCTCCAGTTCTTAGTAAAAACTGGCAATAAATATTGTTTAGATATTATTTTAAGGAGGAAAGTTTTCTCTATCTGGACCTCTCGGAGTTtagatgtaaaagaaaaactgtgtcaattagattttctttaaaaacttaaACCATGAGAAATATGAGCGACCAATACCGATGGTTGTTCCTTTTCCGCCCTCCAGGCGTCAGACCGGGAGATCGGGTGGGTGATCCGGATctcggtggtggtggtgggccTGGCCGGCACCTCGCTCACCTTCCTGGACAACAGCGTCCTGATGATCTGGCTGCTTCGCTCCGACCTCACCTACACGCTCATGCTGCCGCAGCTCGTCTGCGTCCTCTTCTTCCCCATCTCTAATGGCTACGGGGCCGTTCTGGGCTGCGTGATGGGCATGTTGTTGCGGGTGTTGTGCGGAGAGCCGCTGCTTGGGATTCCGGCCATTATCAAATTCCCAGGATGCACTCTGGTAAACGGCGTCTACGTCCAGCAGTCCCCGATCCGAACCATCTGCATGTTGACGGCTTTGGTGTCCATCTTGCTGTTTTCCTACCTGACGTCCCTGCTCTTTAACCGTGGACTGATTTCTGAGAAGTGGGACTTTTTTGATGTAAAGAATCAGTACGCAATACAAACACCAGGTGTGGTCAGCTCAGAAACCAAGGACTCGAGCCTGCAGGAGCAAAACGAGAACAACGAGGCGTGTGAACCGATGTTAGAATCGACGTGTTAAGTGAGAAATcgcattttcttctgtttgaacTGGTTAAAgaacaaatgtttgtattttatattttacttttatatgaaaaagaaaaacacgacATCTATGCTCTTCGTAGTAAGAGCTCAGAATGTTCTCTGCAATTTTATGCAGCAGTGATACTTTCAAGCATCGAAGGATTATACGACATTAGACCCCTGAGCACAGACAAGTAGAAGACACCGCCCCAAAATAATCCTTGTACTCGTCTCACGTCTTTTGATCAAGTTAGTAAAACGACTGGTTAAAGAATTATAGCTGCCGGAAACTGCAGCTGAACTTCAGTTTCACATAGTATACACATTTGTACAGAAAAACTCaaatattaagagaaaaatCTGGAAAACTCAAAAGCACTCTCCTTTAAACACGCCACagtcaaattaaacacaaaatcaaatgcGTTTCGCCataaaagcccccccccccaaacaaaaagaagaatgtTTATTCAACAGTTAATTTAAAACGTAAATGTTGGTGCAACTACAGAAGACGTGAAGTTCATTTGGATGAAATCTCAGAGGTAGATGACAtgagttaaaatgtgtttaataaaacacacaagctgaTAAATCTGTAGAGATACAATCCATGTCACTGTCTCTTTAAAAGGGCGGAGTTTATATACACGTCGCTGCTGATTGGTCAACCCCTGTGACATCATGGAAAGAGTAGCAAAACACTGAGAAACATTTTTACGTGGAGATCGGATTACGACCACGGCCTTATAGCGATGATTCACCAATAGGAATGTCTCACTTGGACATGTGGTCAAGAGAGGATGTAAACAATGATGTTAAACATACATTACGTAGAAACTACCGGATGGATTTCCAGGAAccttagtggaaggatgtgatataggtcaggaaagaacccattacattttggagcagatccattTGTTTAAtctctttcttcaacattgtgagacaGGACATTTTTATTGcctagagaataattcatggatcctgatgaaaaacatctggcttctatgagtgtgtgtgtagctgggtGCAGCTGGATTGAATTAAAGGGACTGTATGCGGATGTATGGGCTCTACTGAGTCACGTTCCAGTTTAAAAGGAGAGTGCCTCAGAGGTTTCTCAGAGTCTTCATGTCTCACGTCCTGAGAGCAAAGAGCTCAGGAAGCTCTGAATCAAACAATTTGTATTTGTACAAAATGTCAACAGAATGTAAATCAGTATTAGACGCTATGTGGTGAATATTATCCTCGTTAAAATGAGTTTCTCTGCTGTCAGTCGTATTCAAATTGCTTTGAACACTGTAGTCTGCAGTCATTGTGgcaaaaaatattcaaatatcagATTAAACTTCATTTTCAGATATAGATAATAAGACCATGAGACGTTTCTCCAGTTCTGCGACTCTGGCTTAGGGGCACCTGTCCCGGGGATGCTCATGTGATAATCCATCCGTGCTCTGGAAGTAATTTTATCCTTGAATGCTCGCCATTCATCTTTTACTGTACGTCCTGGTTTTACTGCTGCTCAAGAGCAGCGGCCGTGGACAGTGAGGTCTCGTTGATATGGAAAACGAGGCGTCACCAGAGGTTTGGTTTAAACTGCCGCCGACGTGCTATGACAAACTGCCAAATGCATAGATTCAGAGAAAAGCCAGCTGGAGGTCTTTAACAACCCAGTGACCGACTCCTTTTAAGACCGACTGATTAAATGTTGCTGTAACTCAGGGCAGAGAAAAACCGATTATATGGAACCAAAGAGGCTTTAGTGGCCAGAACTCCTGAATATAATctgttaatttaaaataaacctCCTGtcgatcacacacacagtcatggtTTATGGTCTTGAAGGGTTATTTCAGCTTTCTTGgtgagctgtttgtgtgttttctgttgtgttatcTAGGATTTAAATTCAGATTGAAACACTTTCTCCACTTAACGCTTATAAATATTCTCTGTACAATGAAGAATCACACACTAATGATTGTCAATAATAAGGTTCCGGTATTTGTcaaactaaattgaatgtttcaAGAGCCGAGAACAAAATCAGGATCAATATCAAGAGAAAAGGATTTTTTACATAATTGGGTTGTTTACTAGAATGTACTTAAATGCTGTAAATGTTCAATTACTAATTATTAATCTCGTAGCGTTAACTGCTGTAATGTCTCATTGTGTCCCCTCTCCCAAAAACAACAATCTGCTCTTAtcataaaagtaaataaagatggatgatgtgacAGTTTCCCTAAAAGGGAAAGTGAAAGAACATCCACTAAAAAAAATCTGGGAAGTAAAGAAAACCTGAAATTCCCCTTCAAGCACCTGGATGATGTTTGAGGTGTGATGATAATGctgctttttcttcctctgtcataACATATATTAATGTTTTAGATTATTGAATGGGTTTGAAAAAGGACAGTTTATAAAAATTCCAACCTGCATGGCTTCGTGGTTAAACCAGTCCTAATAATACGTCTTTAATTTGCTGTGAGTCCACAGGCTTGAACTTGACTTCATGTGTCCTGTGAGCTGATAACAGCCCTGTGCTTGGTAATTAACCCGGGGACCGGTTGGCATGTGGAGCGGTGGCAGATGCCTTTCCCTCcctgagtcagtctcagtcACGTAACAGTCTGTCAGCGTGGTATCGGACGAGGTGTCATCTCGCTCCCAGCCGCCTGTGAGCCAACAGCTCGGCTGGAGCAACTGTCCCACAGGACGCAGCAACACACACCCAAATAGAGTCCTGCTAAAATAAGACTGACGCTGACGGACGCTGCTCCGGCTGCTCTCTAACCCGCCCGCCCATTGCTCCAGTTAAAGATACATTATGAGACTTTTACTgagctgcagcgccccctgcagccactcGTTGCGTTGGGCTCTGTGTCCGAGCCATAAAAGGGTTTCCTGCCTTCAGATACAAAAATAGATGCGTTCTTTTCAAACATGCTCTGGTGGTTATTAAGTAAATAGCCATgagagggcagcacagagtcaAACGACGGCGAGGTTTAGAGGATGTTCGTCttaagaaagagacaaaagaggCCAGATTGTAACGGAACTAGTCCAACTAACTAACTCGCCAACTTGGTTAGCTTTCAGAAGACGTGAACCAATACGGATGAAATGAACTCAGAGGACCGACAGAAAGctctgtctgttctgtttttgtttctaatgCTGAGCATGAATAAGCCTTAAGTGCAAGGCCACAGTCATGACGTGAACATTTGGAGGGACCAAAATCTCACAGCTCATCGATgaatttttatgtattttgttatttaaaacaatgtttaatactGAAATGGAAAACGGTCTTATGCAACTAGCGAATAGCATCCATGGAAACAAAGTAATGACTGCCAAGATTTCTGAGGGTTGATTTCCGTCCGTAGCGACGAGCAGCAAACATTTGCTGGACCACTTGTGTTTGAATGTCTGTGTATGTTTCAAAGAGAAAAGCAAAGTCACAAGCAACACTcattaaaatatgatatatccaccactgtttgtattgttttgttttaagttaGCACTAGCCTTAGCTGGGAGAGCGGAGCCGTATACAGACGTATACAGTGACATCTTGTGGTGGCTCTTTGAACTGCACTGGCCTGGCATCCAGCACCAGTGGGTGAAAAAGGGAGACTGGACAAACCGCTTGCAGAGCTGCACTGCATCACGATTCCTTAATCATTCAAAGTCTCACAGTGGCTACATCGGACTTCACTACTTCGGACTTTGATTACACAGAAACTAAAGAACAGATTTCCAGTAAACTCGTGAAATATTCATGCAGATCTGGACAAAAGGTCCAGGAACTTTTTCATCTCCTTCTTTAACAATGCGAGGTAGCTTGAAGTTTTTTGACAGTctcactgatttcccagagaataatttgatttgatccaAATTACAATCATTTTTTCATATGGGGGATATTTTCCGATATCTCACATCAGAGTGAAGCTGAGATCCTGTAGATTGATTTATATGAATCGTAAATAGTTTTAGAAACTGTGTCCATATGATCATGACAGATTTGGACCAACATCTGGACCTTCACTCAGTCACATCTCAAAGGTGTCAGACACAG
The Platichthys flesus chromosome 12, fPlaFle2.1, whole genome shotgun sequence DNA segment above includes these coding regions:
- the LOC133966271 gene encoding high-affinity choline transporter 1-like, with the translated sequence MRAVRAQRHGSSISGGAFTRLGGGRVCWLVSCGQPGGAADARCFSSIMALNIPGVTVMMFFYLLVLGIGIWASVKSKREAKMIQGDKTEMALLGNRGINLVVGIFTMTATWVGGGFIVGTSEAVYNPSMGLIWAVMPVAATMCFIIGGLFFAEPMRNNKYVTMMDPFQIKYGKVPTAALSLASLISEIMWVTGTLIGLGVTMSVILDLSYTVSIWISAAVAITYTLMGGLYSVAYTDIIQLILIFISLWLCVPFAMINPAVTDITETAYNFTFQTPWVGTLEADRAWRWIDNFLLLGLGNLGLQNFHQRTLSAASSSTAKITCFAAAIIVPTLGIPPIILGAVAASTNWNMTSYGSPSPFERGETGLILPLVLQHLTPTYISIIGIGAVAAAVMSSTDSALLSAASIFTSNIYRNILRTQASDREIGWVIRISVVVVGLAGTSLTFLDNSVLMIWLLRSDLTYTLMLPQLVCVLFFPISNGYGAVLGCVMGMLLRVLCGEPLLGIPAIIKFPGCTLVNGVYVQQSPIRTICMLTALVSILLFSYLTSLLFNRGLISEKWDFFDVKNQYAIQTPGVVSSETKDSSLQEQNENNEACEPMLESTC